One window of Cataglyphis hispanica isolate Lineage 1 chromosome 12, ULB_Chis1_1.0, whole genome shotgun sequence genomic DNA carries:
- the LOC126853326 gene encoding bromodomain-containing protein 7 isoform X1, translating to MGSKKHKKHKRERHEEGQYTTTDKQPSLKLILKVGGNTGTPEHGSESPSQTTMLSQHYQQQLGLNYSVSQGDTEYDRYVGHKKLKKKKKKKDKRHKHHHKDKKRRKEESSQESVGDADENLAEPVPKKSCTNHNQLLPLRPPPSGELRVGVSSISSLSPHREPRTCVLRKIAERTPLQRLLEHLLRSMEKRDPQQFFAWPVTDSIAPGYSQIITNPMDFSTIKQKIDDNNYQNLQEFIDDFKLMCDNAMTYNHSDTIYYKAAKKLLHVGLKMVTPEKLRQLRPVLMYMNDITKEELGFELGVEDPNNMDVPVTEEQIEREREQEERNEEAEELRKENQRKMRLASLGKFEAIPDDLTPEEILKQARGAAKAATEKLSLKRANSKMGFLRQKKDGTTSLQIIVPGDGIIPGTNQRPVSLGQLIGKLNHGTGALAGFREDRRNMSKPVKPLYYGAFGSYAPSYDSTFSNLTKEETDLVYQTYGDETAVQYAESILDFAKDCDYTLTMVDDLLDILTSGDHRKTKKFLEEKRKLKEEEEKIKHILEKPIQDMNRNISTLDKVKVDIEQLKTLSELGIDINFLENLEEEFKYSEERAVLQNRLDDTSQMLSRLKQVQHERLSAPPPAHLSNVPKAGEAEVILAEKITDNLTDIAKKLPPSAIAPVDGLRRAMGIAPLGGPEPMEVEPITHNPTIVADNSLLPPNTNNGTNQVLSNLLPTSPIQNTNLLSPTGQQNQNISIVGATQPPPPIQMQIGMTHSSQTPPSLLSATEPSGVTDLESELREFLESDPTLGHSPLHDDKTLEDILSES from the exons ATGGGCTCGAAGAAACACAAAAAGCATAAACGCGAGAGACACGAAG AGGGTCAGTATACAACGACGGACAAGCAGCCTAGCTTGAAGTTAATCTTGAAAGTAGGAGGCAATACTGGAACGCCTGAACACGGCAGTGAGTCGCCGAGTCAGACCACGATGCTGTCGCAACATTACCAACAACAACTGGGCCTCAACTATTCTGTCAGTCAAGGAGACACAGAATACGACAGATATGTCGGCCACAAgaagcttaaaaaaaagaagaaaaagaaagataaacgaCATAAACATCATCATAAGGACAAGAAAAGACGAAAAGAAGAATCGAGTCAGGAATCAGTCGGCGACGCTGACGAAAATTTAGCCGAGCCAGTACCTAAGAAGAGCTGTACTAATCACAATCAGTTGTTACCACTTAGGCCACCGCCAAGTGGCGAATTAAGGGTAGGCGTTAGTAGTATAAGCTCTCTATCACCACATCGTGAACCTAGGACATGCGTTCTTAGAAAAATAGCAGAGCGCACGCCTCTCCAGAGATTGCTGGAACACTTGTTGCGGTCAATGGAAAAGCGAGATCCACAACAATTTTTCGCTTGGCCAGTTACGGACAGTATCGCGCCCGGTTATTCTCAGATAATCACAAATCCCATGGATTTCAGCACGATAAAACAAAAGATAGATGACAACAACTATCAGAATCTGCAAGAATTTATAGATGATTTCAAGCTCATGTGTGATAACGCTATGACTTATAATCATTCTGATACTATTTACTACAAGGCGGCGAAAAAACTGTTGCACGTCGGTTTGAAAATGGTCACTCCCGAGAAATTACGACAGCTCAGGCCAGTACTGATGTACATGAACGATATAACGAAAGAGGAGCTTGGATTCGAATTGGGCGTCGAAGATCCCAACAATATGGATGTTCCCGTAACGGAGGAGCAGATCGAGCGAGAGCGTGAACAAGAGGAACGCAATGAAGAGGCAGAGGAACTTAGGAAGGAAAATCAGAGAAAAATGAGACTGGCTAGTTTAGGCAAATTCGAGGCAATACCGGATGACTTGACACCCGAAGAGATACTGAAGCAAGCGAGAGGAGCAGCCAAAGCGGCGACGGAGAAACTCAGTCTGAAGAGAGCTAACTCTAAGATGGGTTTTCTGCGACAGAAGAAAGACGGCACTACCAGTCTGCAGATTATTGTACCCGGAGACGGAATCATTCCTGGGACCAATCAGAGACCTGTGTCGCTAGGTCAATTGATAGGCAAGTTGAATCATGGCACAGGAGCATTGGCTGGATTTCGAGAGGATCGTAGAAACATGTCGAAGCCGGTGAAACCACTGTATTACGGGGCATTTGGTTCGTACGCACCAAGCTATGATTCGACGTTTTCTAATCTTACCAAGGAGGAAACCGACTTAGTCTATCAAACTTACGGCGATGAAACGGCTGTACAATATGCTGAATCAATTCTGGACTTCGCCAAGGATTGTGATTACACATTGACAATGGTCGACGATCTGTTGGACATTCTCACAAGTGGGGATCATCGAAAGACAAAGAAGTTTCTTGAGGAAAAACGAAAATtgaaggaagaagaggaaaaaatcAAGCATATACTAGAAAAGCCTATACAGGACATGAATCGTAACATTTCGACGCTGGATAAAGTCAAAGTTGATATCGAACAACTGAAGACACTTTCGGAACTCGGTATCGACATAAACTTCTTAGAGAATTTag AAGAGGAATTTAAATACAGTGAAGAACGCGCCGTTCTACAGAATCGTCTAGATGACACATCACAGATGCTGAGCCGGTTGAAACAAGTCCAACACGAACGTTTGTCAGCGCCACCGCCGGCACATCTGTCCAATGTTCCTAAAGCGGGAGAAGCTGAAGTAATATTGGCCGAGAAGATCACTGATAATCTGACCGACATAGCGAAGAAACTGCCTCCGTCGGCGATTGCACCAGTTGATGGGTTGCGTAGGGCGATGGGCATAGCACCTTTGGGTGGACCAGAGCCCATGGAAGTCGAACCGATTACGCATAATCCTACTATAGTCGCCGATAATTCGTTACTGCCGCCGAATACGAACAATGGAACTAATCAGGTGTTGTCAAACCTGCTGCCAACTTCTCCGATTCAGAATACGAATTTATTAAGCCCGACTGGTCAGCAGAATCAGAATATCAGTATTGTAGGCGCGACTCAGCCGCCGCCGCCGATTCAGATGCAAATCGGTATGACACACAGTAGTCAGACGCCGCCATCCTTGTTGAGCGCGACGGAGCCATCCGGCGTAACCGATCTCGAGTCTGAACTGCGCGAATTTCTAGAAAGCGATCCCACATTGGGACATTCGCCTCTTCATGACGATAAAACGCTAGAGGATATTTTGTCCGAATCTTAG
- the LOC126853326 gene encoding bromodomain-containing protein 7 isoform X2, protein MLSQHYQQQLGLNYSVSQGDTEYDRYVGHKKLKKKKKKKDKRHKHHHKDKKRRKEESSQESVGDADENLAEPVPKKSCTNHNQLLPLRPPPSGELRVGVSSISSLSPHREPRTCVLRKIAERTPLQRLLEHLLRSMEKRDPQQFFAWPVTDSIAPGYSQIITNPMDFSTIKQKIDDNNYQNLQEFIDDFKLMCDNAMTYNHSDTIYYKAAKKLLHVGLKMVTPEKLRQLRPVLMYMNDITKEELGFELGVEDPNNMDVPVTEEQIEREREQEERNEEAEELRKENQRKMRLASLGKFEAIPDDLTPEEILKQARGAAKAATEKLSLKRANSKMGFLRQKKDGTTSLQIIVPGDGIIPGTNQRPVSLGQLIGKLNHGTGALAGFREDRRNMSKPVKPLYYGAFGSYAPSYDSTFSNLTKEETDLVYQTYGDETAVQYAESILDFAKDCDYTLTMVDDLLDILTSGDHRKTKKFLEEKRKLKEEEEKIKHILEKPIQDMNRNISTLDKVKVDIEQLKTLSELGIDINFLENLEEEFKYSEERAVLQNRLDDTSQMLSRLKQVQHERLSAPPPAHLSNVPKAGEAEVILAEKITDNLTDIAKKLPPSAIAPVDGLRRAMGIAPLGGPEPMEVEPITHNPTIVADNSLLPPNTNNGTNQVLSNLLPTSPIQNTNLLSPTGQQNQNISIVGATQPPPPIQMQIGMTHSSQTPPSLLSATEPSGVTDLESELREFLESDPTLGHSPLHDDKTLEDILSES, encoded by the exons ATGCTGTCGCAACATTACCAACAACAACTGGGCCTCAACTATTCTGTCAGTCAAGGAGACACAGAATACGACAGATATGTCGGCCACAAgaagcttaaaaaaaagaagaaaaagaaagataaacgaCATAAACATCATCATAAGGACAAGAAAAGACGAAAAGAAGAATCGAGTCAGGAATCAGTCGGCGACGCTGACGAAAATTTAGCCGAGCCAGTACCTAAGAAGAGCTGTACTAATCACAATCAGTTGTTACCACTTAGGCCACCGCCAAGTGGCGAATTAAGGGTAGGCGTTAGTAGTATAAGCTCTCTATCACCACATCGTGAACCTAGGACATGCGTTCTTAGAAAAATAGCAGAGCGCACGCCTCTCCAGAGATTGCTGGAACACTTGTTGCGGTCAATGGAAAAGCGAGATCCACAACAATTTTTCGCTTGGCCAGTTACGGACAGTATCGCGCCCGGTTATTCTCAGATAATCACAAATCCCATGGATTTCAGCACGATAAAACAAAAGATAGATGACAACAACTATCAGAATCTGCAAGAATTTATAGATGATTTCAAGCTCATGTGTGATAACGCTATGACTTATAATCATTCTGATACTATTTACTACAAGGCGGCGAAAAAACTGTTGCACGTCGGTTTGAAAATGGTCACTCCCGAGAAATTACGACAGCTCAGGCCAGTACTGATGTACATGAACGATATAACGAAAGAGGAGCTTGGATTCGAATTGGGCGTCGAAGATCCCAACAATATGGATGTTCCCGTAACGGAGGAGCAGATCGAGCGAGAGCGTGAACAAGAGGAACGCAATGAAGAGGCAGAGGAACTTAGGAAGGAAAATCAGAGAAAAATGAGACTGGCTAGTTTAGGCAAATTCGAGGCAATACCGGATGACTTGACACCCGAAGAGATACTGAAGCAAGCGAGAGGAGCAGCCAAAGCGGCGACGGAGAAACTCAGTCTGAAGAGAGCTAACTCTAAGATGGGTTTTCTGCGACAGAAGAAAGACGGCACTACCAGTCTGCAGATTATTGTACCCGGAGACGGAATCATTCCTGGGACCAATCAGAGACCTGTGTCGCTAGGTCAATTGATAGGCAAGTTGAATCATGGCACAGGAGCATTGGCTGGATTTCGAGAGGATCGTAGAAACATGTCGAAGCCGGTGAAACCACTGTATTACGGGGCATTTGGTTCGTACGCACCAAGCTATGATTCGACGTTTTCTAATCTTACCAAGGAGGAAACCGACTTAGTCTATCAAACTTACGGCGATGAAACGGCTGTACAATATGCTGAATCAATTCTGGACTTCGCCAAGGATTGTGATTACACATTGACAATGGTCGACGATCTGTTGGACATTCTCACAAGTGGGGATCATCGAAAGACAAAGAAGTTTCTTGAGGAAAAACGAAAATtgaaggaagaagaggaaaaaatcAAGCATATACTAGAAAAGCCTATACAGGACATGAATCGTAACATTTCGACGCTGGATAAAGTCAAAGTTGATATCGAACAACTGAAGACACTTTCGGAACTCGGTATCGACATAAACTTCTTAGAGAATTTag AAGAGGAATTTAAATACAGTGAAGAACGCGCCGTTCTACAGAATCGTCTAGATGACACATCACAGATGCTGAGCCGGTTGAAACAAGTCCAACACGAACGTTTGTCAGCGCCACCGCCGGCACATCTGTCCAATGTTCCTAAAGCGGGAGAAGCTGAAGTAATATTGGCCGAGAAGATCACTGATAATCTGACCGACATAGCGAAGAAACTGCCTCCGTCGGCGATTGCACCAGTTGATGGGTTGCGTAGGGCGATGGGCATAGCACCTTTGGGTGGACCAGAGCCCATGGAAGTCGAACCGATTACGCATAATCCTACTATAGTCGCCGATAATTCGTTACTGCCGCCGAATACGAACAATGGAACTAATCAGGTGTTGTCAAACCTGCTGCCAACTTCTCCGATTCAGAATACGAATTTATTAAGCCCGACTGGTCAGCAGAATCAGAATATCAGTATTGTAGGCGCGACTCAGCCGCCGCCGCCGATTCAGATGCAAATCGGTATGACACACAGTAGTCAGACGCCGCCATCCTTGTTGAGCGCGACGGAGCCATCCGGCGTAACCGATCTCGAGTCTGAACTGCGCGAATTTCTAGAAAGCGATCCCACATTGGGACATTCGCCTCTTCATGACGATAAAACGCTAGAGGATATTTTGTCCGAATCTTAG